Within Candidatus Dojkabacteria bacterium, the genomic segment ATTTTTGGTGGCGAAATAGTATCAGGGTTTTTTCCGACCATACTTATTGCCGCCAGAGTATTTGGATACAAGGTAATCCTCGTGCAGCACCAAGTAGTAACAGACGTTAAAAGTCTTTCATCTCACCTGGGTATCTCCACAGGTCCTGCCACATCAGTCAGGAGCCTGCTAACAAAGCTGTACCTCAAGTTGAACTGCTTGCTCTCAGATAAGATAGTCGTTTTTGATCTAGTGCATAAAGAGAGACTTTCAGAGCTAACTTCCGGGGAGAAAATCTACGTCATACCTCACGGTGTAGAACAGAAAGAGCTAGACAATCTCAACCCACAATGGCCAACAAGCCTCACCGGTGGATTTGACCTAGACAAATTCAACCTTATGACTTTCGGTTTCATTGCATGGTACAAGGGCACTGATTGGCTCGCACAAAACTTCAACAAATTTGCCAACACAAACCACAACGCAGATCAATACCAACTGCTGATAGCAGGTGGCGAAAGCCCGACACAGAGAGAGACTCCAACATACCAGAAGTACTATAAAGAGTTCCTCAACGAAGCAGGGAAGAATCGAAGCCAGATATTCCATACCGGGTTTGTAGAAGAGAGGGATATTGCCTTCTATTTTATGGAATCCGATCTTGTTGTACTTCCATATAGAGTTCTCATGTCATCGAGTGGACCGCTCTCGTTAGCATTTACATATGAGAAGCCATTTATACTCTCCGAAGTACTTGAACCATATACACGAACTGCTGACTTTGAGAGTGCCTTGCACGACTTAGGGATAAATAAAAGCGACTTCATCTTTTCATTAGATAAAGATGATCTGTTCGACAAGGTCGAGAGGATAAAAAACGATTCTCAGCTTTTGGAAAAATTGACAGAGCTGTCGAGGCGGCTAAAGCAGTCAAGATCATGGGAGAAAATTGGGGATGAGTACCGTCAGCTTCTTGCCGATTAATGCATGAGGACTATAGCTCGTACACCACAAAATATTCATTCTCCTCAACTACCTCCCAGCCAGCGCAATCTGGCAGCGTGAGCTCACCATGATCAGTCACCGAGCCATCTACTACCACATGCGTGATGCC encodes:
- a CDS encoding glycosyltransferase — translated: MSNKVVLITSYPAQGALHSKGVGGLASFAKNTVNSIEGFEFTILADQIGDTEELYKEGLHTIKRVWKRGSYSTYPRLIRELAKLRDGHKKLMIQFEFGIFGGEIVSGFFPTILIAARVFGYKVILVQHQVVTDVKSLSSHLGISTGPATSVRSLLTKLYLKLNCLLSDKIVVFDLVHKERLSELTSGEKIYVIPHGVEQKELDNLNPQWPTSLTGGFDLDKFNLMTFGFIAWYKGTDWLAQNFNKFANTNHNADQYQLLIAGGESPTQRETPTYQKYYKEFLNEAGKNRSQIFHTGFVEERDIAFYFMESDLVVLPYRVLMSSSGPLSLAFTYEKPFILSEVLEPYTRTADFESALHDLGINKSDFIFSLDKDDLFDKVERIKNDSQLLEKLTELSRRLKQSRSWEKIGDEYRQLLAD